Part of the Paenibacillus wynnii genome is shown below.
GCTTCTCTGCTGTTTTTAGTTGCACAAACTGCAGTTATTCCTCATAGGGTACCTCCTACGCTCCAAATAACTGCACATTGTGCAATTAAAAAACTAACTTTCCAAAGGAGAAGGCCCCGGATTGGAACACCGCCTTCTTTATCCATTGAAATAATAGCAACTGCCTACAGTTGAGCCTCGCCTTATGCTGTTTTTACACCATCCCCGATCCTCCTTATCGCCTAAAACACACAACTCTAGAATGGCTTACTGCATGATGATTCTTGCACCTCTGATTGGAAATGTGAGAAATATCACATTTTTATATTGACAGTAAAAGACTAGGCACTTATGATGAATTCAGCGTAATTGATAATCATTATCAACTATACATATAAAAGGGGTGTTTATTTTGAAATTTAGTTATGTTGTTCCCACTGGTCTGCTGGCGGCATCCATTCTATTTGCAGGTTGTAGCAGTAATGGAAATAACGGCAATACTGCCGAAGCTGTAAATGGCAACATTACCTCTAACAGTAACACTACAGCAGATGCTCAGGTTGCTACAACGGACGCCGGAACTACAGGGACTGCAGCTGATTTTACATCAGCGATCGATAAATATCGGACTTATGTAATTGAGCAATGTGATGCATTTGTGAAGGAAACAGAAAACTTCACCAACGCTGTAAAGGAAGGAAAACTGGAGGAAGCCAAAGCCCTTTACGCTCCCGCACGCATGTATTATGAGCGAATCGAGCCAATTGCAGAGGCTTTGGGCGATCTGGATCCCAACATTGATGCCCGAGAGAATGATGTAGATGCGGCCGAATGGCGCGGGTTCCACCGGATTGAAAAATCACTTTGGGAGGACAAAACAACAAAAGGGATGGAAGCTACGGCCGACATTTTATTAAAGGATGCTCAGCTGCTTCGGGCCAAAGTTGAAACGGCAGATATAGATGCGAACCTGCTTGTAACCGGAGCTGTGGAACTCCTTAATGAGGTATCCTCCTCTAAGGTAACCGGTGAAGAAGAACGTTATTCACACACCGATCTGTACGATTTTGTTGCTAATGTTGAAGGTGCCGAAAAAATATACGAGCTGCTCAAACCCGAGCTGGCCAAAATAGATCCCACGCTTGAGCAAACGATCGGTGAAAGATTTGCTGCATTAAAGGCTGAGCTTGCACCGTTCAAAGCCGGGGAAGGTTACGTTTCCTATGAAGAGCTCAAAGAAGAAGAAGTGCGCAAATTAAGCCAAAACTTGGATGCATTGGCTGAGCCTTTATCCAATATGGGAACTATTTTAGGAGTGTGATCGACATGAAAGATGAAAACCTGTCAAAGCAAGAGTCTAATTCTCCTAAACTCAATAGCAAAGAAGATGATTCTTCGACTGGATTTATAGGAAAAAAACTAAGCCGCCGCGAAATGCTGCGGCTTACTGGTGTCGGCGGATTGGGTCTCCTGCTAGGGGGAGGCGGCATTGGAAGTATTATTGCTGCAAGAAGCGCAGCAGCACCAAGCCGTGCAGCCCAAGCCTCTTCGGCGCTTGCCGACTCCATTCCATTCTTCGGTGAGCATCAGGCAGGAATTCTTACTCCTGCACAAAATTTCTTATGCTTTGCCGCCTTTGATTTAACAACTACCAAGCTGTCAGATGTTAAGAAGCTCTTTCAGGCGTGGACAAGTACCGCAGCCTCTCTCACTTCCGGCCAATTGATTGGAAATGTAAATGACAACCCCAATCTACCGCCCACAGACACAGGTGAAGCAGACGGATTATCTCCTTCCCGCTGTACACTTACCTTCGGAGTTGGGCCGTCCTTTTTTGACGGAAGATTAGGTTTAGGCTCACAGCGGCCTGCTTCATTCCAAGACCTGCCGGTATTCACTGGAGACAATCTTGAACCTCAATGGTGTGGTGGAGATCTCTGTGTGCAGGCGTGTGCCGATGATATGCAGGTGGCTTTTCATGCCATCCGCAATCTGGCGAGGATCGCCCGTGGGACCGCTGTTCTCCGCTGGACTCAGGAAGGCTTCCAGCGTTCAAGCGGAGCTGACCCTAAGGGAGCAACCCCGCGCAACCTGCTTGGCTTCAAAGACGGTACAGGAAATCCGGATGTCACTGACCGCAAAGAGATGGACACCGTGGTATGGAATAATAACGGGGATGGCCCTTCTTGGATGAACGGCGGCACCTATATGGCTGTACGCCGTGTAATGCTTCGCATCGAGGTGTGGGACCGTTCTAACTTAAGTGATCAGGAAGCGACCTTTGGACGGCATCGCCAAACTGGTGCTCCGATCGGATCTAAGGATGAGTTCGACGACCTTGATTTGAAAGCAACAGACGCATCCGGGAAACTTATTATTCCAGAAAATTCTCATTCCGCACTTGCACACGGGGATGGAACCGTTAAAATGCTGCGCCGAGCGTACTCTTATTCAAGCGGTATGAATCTAAAGACCGGGCAGTTGGACGCCGGCCTTCTTTTCATCAGCTTCCAGCGTGATCTGGTTAAGCAGTTCGTATCCATTCAACAGCGCCTATCCAAGAACGATAAGCTGAACGAGTATATGACCCACACGGGCAGCGCTGTTTTTGCCTGTTTCCCGGGGGCCCGGGAAGGCGGTTATATCGGCCAATCTTTGCTTGGTTGATTGCTGTATTTGCAACATGCTTATTATTGAAGGAGGATTACCGGATGCGACAAAATAGATTTCGTACGCTGAAAGCTACAGCGCTGCTTGGTTTTCTCTGCGCGCTTCTACTGTGCGCGCCAGTGCTTGCGGCGGAGGGGGCGAGCCGGCATGATGAGCTGCTGCCGCCTCTTGGCAGCGCGCTCGTCGAAGCCGGCCAGAGCCAGTGGGACGCCGCAGCCGCGGATGTAGAGACGTTCGCGGCGCTATGGCGCGCCGCGCAGGCTGGCACTCCGGACCCGGCATTCGCCGGTCCGGCTGCTGCCGTTGACGCCGCGCTCGCAGACGCGGCGGCCAAGCTTGCGGCGGGCGGCGATACGCCCGCGCCCGCCAAGTCCGCGCTGTCCACGCTCGCCAGAGCCGTGGACGCGTACGTCAGCGCCGCCTCCAGCACGGGCGGCGAAGGCAAGGGCGCTGCCGCCGGCCGTGAAACGGCGGCGCAGCTGCTGCCCGCGGTGGAACGCACGCGGGATGCGGCGCTTCGCGCCGATTGGGCGGCGGCAAAAGAGGCATACAGCGCCATTATAAATGGCTGGAAGCCTGCCGAAAGCGCCATCCGCCAAGACAATTCCGCCGTCTACGGCCAGCTGGAGACGAAGCTGAGCCTGTTGCGCATTGCGCTGCAGGCAGAGCCGCTCCGCGAGGAATCGGCGAAGTCAGAAGCCGAGGCTCTGTATACACTTCTAGCTGATTACAGCACAGGTAAAGTCAACCAAACTACACCAGCGGCGATCGATGAATCCGTTTCAATAGAAGGACTAATCCGTTACCTGAAGGAAGCGCGTACCAATGCGGCTAACGGTGACAGTGCGACAGCCGCAGGGGTTATGGAGCAATTTATTATCGCGTGGCCTTCTGCCGAAGGACAGGTTCAAATTGCTTCCCCTACGGTCTATAACAATATTGAAAACGAGAGTTCAGCCGTCAGCGGTTACCTATTATCTGACCCGCCGAAACTGGATCAAGCCTTGGCTGCTCTGGATAATATGCTTTCAGAATTAACACCTTTGGCTGGGGAGTCCAGTTATACAGCTTGGGATGCCGCACTTATTCTACTGCGTGAGGGTTTAGAAGCTATCCTCGTCTTGGCTGCCCTCCTCGCTTATCTGAAGCGGAACGATAGCCGCAATGCCCAAAAATGGGTATGGTCCGGTGCCGCTTCCGGTCTGATCGGAAGTATTGGGCTAGCCGTTGTTCTAACCTATAGCATCTCACGCGCGGCCTCCGGTGGAGCACGAGAAATGATTGAGGGAATTACAGGCCTAATGGCTGTTGTTATGATGCTGACCATCGGTCGCTGGCTTCATGAAAAGTCGAACACCGCCGCATGGAACAGCTACGTGGGTCGCCAGGTCGATGGAGCTTTAGCCAAGGGTAGTCTATGGTCATTATTCTCTATCTCTGCCTTAGCTATTTTACGAGAGGGAGCGGAGACGACTATTTTTTACGTCGGAATGGCCCCTTCTATTGAAACTTCACAGCTTCTGATTGGCATTGCAGGCGCACTGTTTGTTCTAATCATTATGGGCTATGCCATTATTGCGCTTAGTGCGCGACTTCCGATTGCGGCATTTTTCCGCACGGCTACAGTTCTGATTTACTACTTGGTATTTCGTTTTCTGGGTGAAAGCCTTCACTCTCTGCAAGTCGCAGGTAAATTACCGGCACATGTGCAGAGCGGTTGGCCCTCGGTAAGCTGGCTTGGGTTGTATCCAACTCTGGAAACTGTCCTACCTCAGCTGCTTCTGCTGCTCTTCATCGGATGGGAGCTGCTGCGTCGAAAAACACCCAGTAAATCACAAACCGTTCATTAAAGTAAAACTATAATTCGGGCAAGTCTCCTGTATTGGATACTTGCCTTTTTTAGAGCTCCTTTCACTCTAAATTCCTGCACAACGTGCAGGATTTCAGCCATATCCAGCTCTTTTCACTCTAAATTCCTGCACAACGTGCAGGATTTCAACCGTATCCAGCCCCTTTCACTCTAAATTCCTGCACAACGTGCAGGATTTCAGCCATATCCAGCCCCTTTCACTCTAAATTCCTGCACAACGTGCAGGATTTCAACCGTATTCAACCCCTTTCACTCTAAATTCCTGCACAACGTGCAGGATTTCAACCGTATCCAGCCCCTCTCACTCTAAATTCCTGCACAACGTGCAGGATTTCAACCGTATCCAGCCCCTCTCAC
Proteins encoded:
- the efeO gene encoding iron uptake system protein EfeO, whose product is MKFSYVVPTGLLAASILFAGCSSNGNNGNTAEAVNGNITSNSNTTADAQVATTDAGTTGTAADFTSAIDKYRTYVIEQCDAFVKETENFTNAVKEGKLEEAKALYAPARMYYERIEPIAEALGDLDPNIDARENDVDAAEWRGFHRIEKSLWEDKTTKGMEATADILLKDAQLLRAKVETADIDANLLVTGAVELLNEVSSSKVTGEEERYSHTDLYDFVANVEGAEKIYELLKPELAKIDPTLEQTIGERFAALKAELAPFKAGEGYVSYEELKEEEVRKLSQNLDALAEPLSNMGTILGV
- the efeB gene encoding iron uptake transporter deferrochelatase/peroxidase subunit, producing MKDENLSKQESNSPKLNSKEDDSSTGFIGKKLSRREMLRLTGVGGLGLLLGGGGIGSIIAARSAAAPSRAAQASSALADSIPFFGEHQAGILTPAQNFLCFAAFDLTTTKLSDVKKLFQAWTSTAASLTSGQLIGNVNDNPNLPPTDTGEADGLSPSRCTLTFGVGPSFFDGRLGLGSQRPASFQDLPVFTGDNLEPQWCGGDLCVQACADDMQVAFHAIRNLARIARGTAVLRWTQEGFQRSSGADPKGATPRNLLGFKDGTGNPDVTDRKEMDTVVWNNNGDGPSWMNGGTYMAVRRVMLRIEVWDRSNLSDQEATFGRHRQTGAPIGSKDEFDDLDLKATDASGKLIIPENSHSALAHGDGTVKMLRRAYSYSSGMNLKTGQLDAGLLFISFQRDLVKQFVSIQQRLSKNDKLNEYMTHTGSAVFACFPGAREGGYIGQSLLG
- a CDS encoding FTR1 family iron permease, whose product is MRQNRFRTLKATALLGFLCALLLCAPVLAAEGASRHDELLPPLGSALVEAGQSQWDAAAADVETFAALWRAAQAGTPDPAFAGPAAAVDAALADAAAKLAAGGDTPAPAKSALSTLARAVDAYVSAASSTGGEGKGAAAGRETAAQLLPAVERTRDAALRADWAAAKEAYSAIINGWKPAESAIRQDNSAVYGQLETKLSLLRIALQAEPLREESAKSEAEALYTLLADYSTGKVNQTTPAAIDESVSIEGLIRYLKEARTNAANGDSATAAGVMEQFIIAWPSAEGQVQIASPTVYNNIENESSAVSGYLLSDPPKLDQALAALDNMLSELTPLAGESSYTAWDAALILLREGLEAILVLAALLAYLKRNDSRNAQKWVWSGAASGLIGSIGLAVVLTYSISRAASGGAREMIEGITGLMAVVMMLTIGRWLHEKSNTAAWNSYVGRQVDGALAKGSLWSLFSISALAILREGAETTIFYVGMAPSIETSQLLIGIAGALFVLIIMGYAIIALSARLPIAAFFRTATVLIYYLVFRFLGESLHSLQVAGKLPAHVQSGWPSVSWLGLYPTLETVLPQLLLLLFIGWELLRRKTPSKSQTVH